In Drosophila santomea strain STO CAGO 1482 chromosome 3L, Prin_Dsan_1.1, whole genome shotgun sequence, a single window of DNA contains:
- the LOC120448526 gene encoding casein kinase II subunit alpha: MTLPSAARVYTDVNAHKPDEYWDYENYVVDWGNQDDYQLVRKLGRGKYSEVFEAINITTTEKCVVKILKPVKKKKIKREIKILENLRGGTNIITLLAVVKDPVSRTPALIFEHVNNTDFKQLYQTLTDYEIRYYLFELLKALDYCHSMGIMHRDVKPHNVMIDHENRKLRLIDWGLAEFYHPGQEYNVRVASRYFKGPELLVDYQMYDYSLDMWSLGCMLASMIFRKEPFFHGHDNYDQLVRIAKVLGTEELYAYLDKYNIDLDPRFHDILQRHSRKRWERFVHSDNQHLVSPEALDFLDKLLRYDHVDRLTAREAMAHPYFLPIVNGQMNPNNQQ, encoded by the coding sequence ATGACTCTTCCAAGTGCTGCTCGCGTGTACACAGATGTCAATGCCCATAAGCCGGATGAATATTGGGACTATGAAAATTATGTGGTTGATTGGGGCAATCAGGACGATTATCAGTTGGTCCGTAAACTAGGCCGTGGAAAGTATTCTGAGGTCTTCGAAGCAATTAATATTACGACCACAGAAAAGTGCGTGGTTAAAATTCTAAAACCTGTTAAAAAGAAGAAGATAAAGCGTGAAATCAAAATTTTGGAGAACTTGCGTGGAGGAACTAATATAATAACACTTTTAGCCGTTGTCAAGGATCCAGTATCTCGTACACCAGCGTTGATTTTTGAGCACGTCAACAACACAGATTTCAAGCAACTTTACCAAACATTAACTGATTATGAGATTCGTTATTACTTGTTTGAGCTTCTTAAGGCACTTGACTACTGCCATAGCATGGGAATAATGCATCGTGATGTAAAGCCCCACAATGTTATGATCGATcacgaaaatcgaaaattgcGCCTTATAGATTGGGGACTTGCCGAATTTTATCATCCTGGTCAAGAATATAATGTTCGCGTGGCGTCCAGATATTTTAAAGGCCCCGAATTACTGGTAGATTACCAGATGTATGATTACTCACTGGATATGTGGTCATTGGGTTGCATGTTGGCGTCAATGATATTCCGAAAAGAGCCATTTTTCCATGGTCATGACAACTATGATCAATTGGTACGCATTGCAAAGGTGCTGGGCACCGAAGAACTCTACGCATATTTGGATAAATACAATATTGACCTCGATCCAAGATTTCACGATATTCTACAGCGTCACTCACGAAAGCGATGGGAAAGATTTGTCCATTCTGACAACCAACATTTAGTTTCTCCTGAAGCTCTAGACTTTCTTGATAAACTCTTGCGCTATGATCACGTTGACCGACTCACAGCTCGCGAAGCAATGGCCCATCCATATTTTTTACCTATTGTCAATGGACAAATGAATCCCAATAATCAGCAATAA